From one Streptomyces chromofuscus genomic stretch:
- a CDS encoding YbhB/YbcL family Raf kinase inhibitor-like protein, protein MAGIDIRSSAFNDHSFIARHYAYEGENVSPPLEWSGVPDDTTELVLLCEDPDAPSGTFAHWIVVGIDPHSHGVEAGQVPPGGTELVNGYGERGWGGPHPPPGDEAHHYVFRLYALSQPCVLPDAPNARQVHETVEQREVADGTLVALYQR, encoded by the coding sequence ATGGCTGGCATCGACATCAGAAGTAGCGCATTCAACGACCATTCCTTCATCGCGCGCCACTATGCGTACGAGGGGGAGAACGTGTCGCCCCCGCTGGAGTGGAGCGGCGTACCGGACGACACGACCGAGCTGGTGCTGCTGTGCGAGGACCCCGACGCCCCGTCGGGCACCTTCGCGCACTGGATCGTGGTCGGCATCGATCCCCACAGCCACGGGGTCGAGGCAGGGCAGGTCCCGCCCGGCGGCACCGAACTCGTCAACGGCTACGGCGAACGGGGCTGGGGCGGGCCGCATCCCCCGCCGGGGGACGAGGCGCACCACTATGTCTTCCGGCTCTACGCCCTGTCCCAACCGTGCGTGCTGCCCGACGCGCCGAACGCCCGGCAGGTGCACGAGACGGTCGAGCAACGGGAAGTCGCCGACGGCACGCTGGTGGCCCTCTACCAGCGGTGA
- a CDS encoding tetratricopeptide repeat protein — MDTTYYDHGTAAERWDRARMFFDAKEYAAAASVLGGLVEEVPEQTGPRLLLARAYYHSAQLRRAEAELRVIVERDPVEHYARLMLGRTLQRQGRQDEAEPHLRIASALAGDFDERS, encoded by the coding sequence GTGGACACGACGTACTACGACCACGGAACAGCGGCCGAGCGGTGGGACCGGGCGCGGATGTTCTTCGACGCCAAGGAGTACGCCGCCGCGGCGAGCGTCCTGGGCGGGCTGGTCGAGGAGGTGCCGGAGCAGACCGGACCGCGGCTGCTGCTGGCGCGCGCCTACTACCACTCGGCCCAACTGCGGCGCGCCGAGGCCGAGTTGCGGGTCATCGTGGAGCGGGACCCGGTCGAGCACTACGCCCGGCTGATGCTCGGCCGCACGCTCCAGCGCCAGGGTCGGCAGGACGAGGCGGAGCCGCATCTGCGGATCGCCTCCGCGCTCGCGGGTGACTTCGACGAGCGGAGCTGA
- a CDS encoding helix-turn-helix transcriptional regulator, which translates to MEAQRDAIIAALTPVVDGIAATFGPVCEVVLHDYRRPEKSVVAVAGSVTGRAVGGAMSEIGMRVLARGDEAGDELNYLTRTGNGRLVKSSTMVLRDATGAVFGALCVNLDAGAVQQAQALLGALAGVGAGPVDAVRAPVTTFGNDIDSVVDAIVDAHRLRQHQSWAGLDRAERLALFRSLDEHGVFAVRRAVEQVAARLGISRASAYNYLAQARSGGESGAGPTAGGAAAGPSPEPPPESATTAAASQRPTPVTTTAPTSEGPPPASPSVTTPAPTSEGARQ; encoded by the coding sequence CTGGAGGCGCAGCGGGACGCGATCATCGCCGCGCTCACGCCGGTCGTGGACGGCATCGCCGCGACCTTCGGGCCGGTGTGCGAGGTGGTCCTGCACGACTACCGGCGGCCGGAGAAGTCCGTGGTCGCCGTCGCCGGTTCGGTGACCGGGCGGGCCGTGGGCGGTGCGATGAGCGAGATCGGGATGCGCGTCCTCGCCCGCGGTGACGAGGCCGGCGACGAGCTGAACTACCTCACCCGGACGGGGAACGGCCGGCTGGTCAAGTCGTCCACGATGGTGCTGCGCGACGCCACGGGGGCGGTGTTCGGCGCTCTGTGCGTCAACCTGGACGCCGGGGCCGTCCAGCAGGCCCAGGCCCTGCTCGGCGCGCTCGCCGGTGTGGGGGCCGGGCCCGTTGACGCGGTGCGGGCGCCGGTGACCACCTTCGGCAACGACATCGACTCGGTGGTCGACGCCATCGTGGACGCCCACCGACTGCGGCAGCACCAGAGCTGGGCCGGGCTCGACCGCGCGGAGCGCCTCGCCCTCTTCCGCAGCCTCGACGAGCACGGCGTGTTCGCCGTGCGCCGCGCCGTCGAGCAGGTCGCCGCCCGCCTCGGCATCTCCCGTGCCTCGGCCTACAACTACCTTGCGCAGGCGAGGAGCGGCGGCGAGTCGGGCGCCGGGCCGACGGCCGGGGGAGCCGCCGCCGGGCCGTCACCCGAACCCCCACCCGAGAGCGCCACCACCGCGGCGGCCTCGCAAAGGCCCACGCCCGTGACGACCACGGCTCCGACGTCCGAGGGACCACCTCCGGCAAGTCCGTCCGTGACGACCCCCGCCCCGACGTCCGAAGGAGCCCGCCAGTGA
- a CDS encoding pirin family protein, whose protein sequence is MSNLDRAPVPSVCGGRGFVVAEPVRELLSPRHVRLGESTEVRRLLPNLGRRMIGAWAFVDHYGPDDIADEPGMQVPPHPHMGLQTVSWLHEGEVLHRDSTGSLQSIGPRELGLMTSGRGISHSEESPRSHARFLHGAQLWVALPDAHRHTEPAFEHHARLPTLTAPGLTATVMLGDLDGATSPGTAYTPIVGADLALARGAAVRLPLVPDFEYGVLSMSGEVHVDGVPVLPGSLLYLGCGRDELPMRAESDAGVMLLGGEPFAEELVMWWNFVGRTQAEIEQALADWASGGRFGEVKGYEGAPLAAPELPATPLKPRGRVR, encoded by the coding sequence ATGAGCAACCTTGACCGCGCGCCCGTACCGAGCGTGTGCGGCGGACGCGGATTCGTCGTGGCCGAACCCGTCCGCGAGCTGCTGAGCCCTCGACACGTACGGCTCGGCGAGTCGACCGAGGTGCGCAGGCTGCTGCCGAACCTCGGTCGGCGCATGATCGGCGCGTGGGCCTTCGTCGATCACTACGGTCCCGACGACATCGCCGACGAGCCCGGCATGCAGGTGCCCCCGCATCCGCACATGGGGCTGCAGACGGTCAGTTGGCTGCACGAGGGCGAGGTGCTGCACCGCGACTCGACCGGCAGCCTGCAGAGCATCGGGCCGAGGGAACTCGGCCTGATGACGTCGGGCCGGGGGATCAGCCACTCGGAAGAGAGCCCCCGCTCCCACGCCCGGTTCCTGCACGGCGCCCAACTGTGGGTCGCGCTCCCGGACGCCCACCGCCACACCGAGCCCGCGTTCGAGCACCACGCCCGGCTGCCCACGCTCACGGCGCCGGGTCTCACCGCGACCGTGATGCTCGGCGACCTCGACGGCGCGACGTCGCCCGGCACGGCGTACACGCCGATCGTGGGCGCCGATCTCGCGCTGGCGCGCGGCGCGGCCGTACGGCTGCCGCTCGTACCGGACTTCGAGTACGGGGTGTTGTCGATGTCCGGCGAGGTGCACGTCGACGGCGTGCCCGTGCTGCCGGGATCGTTGCTCTATCTCGGCTGCGGCCGCGACGAACTGCCGATGCGCGCCGAGTCGGACGCCGGCGTCATGCTGCTCGGCGGCGAGCCGTTCGCGGAGGAACTGGTCATGTGGTGGAACTTCGTCGGGCGCACCCAGGCGGAGATCGAGCAGGCCCTCGCCGACTGGGCGTCGGGCGGCCGGTTCGGTGAGGTGAAGGGGTACGAGGGCGCCCCGCTCGCCGCCCCCGAGCTGCCGGCGACGCCCCTGAAGCCACGGGGCCGCGTCCGGTAG
- a CDS encoding PepSY-associated TM helix domain-containing protein, producing the protein MTTVSSTSTEEAPQPTAPPPGVGSWAPLRPLVLRLHFYAGLLVAPFLLVAATTGLLYAASFQVEKVVYADEMTVPEVGATELAMSEQVAAARAAHPQGTVSAVRPSPDDDATTRVMLSGVPGVDEGHTLAVFVDPYTGEVRGALEQYGATGALPLRTWIDEFHRDLHLGDTGRLYSELAASWLWLIALGGLVLWFTRRRALRRVRGTSGRRRTLGLHGTIGVWAAIGFLFLSATGLTWSAHAGANIDELRTSLGHSTPSVSATAGGDHGGHGAAEGSGGTGEHGVGLDKVLAAARAEGLGDPVEIVPPADAESAYVVKQVQRSWPEKQDSVAVDPATGEVTDVLRFADHPLLAKLTRWGIDLHSGVLFGLVNQIALMLLALSLIVLIVLGYRMWWQRGRGSAFGRPIPRGGWAQVPPQILVPLMVAVAVVGYFVPLLGIPLAAFVVVDVILGEIARRRGRRASGNGGETADGAAARAGTAAG; encoded by the coding sequence ATGACCACCGTTTCCTCGACCAGCACGGAAGAGGCCCCCCAACCGACCGCTCCGCCGCCGGGAGTCGGCAGCTGGGCGCCCCTGCGTCCGCTCGTGCTGCGCCTGCACTTCTACGCCGGACTGCTCGTCGCCCCCTTCCTCCTCGTCGCCGCGACCACCGGCCTGCTGTACGCCGCCTCGTTCCAGGTGGAGAAGGTCGTGTACGCGGACGAGATGACCGTCCCCGAGGTCGGCGCCACCGAGCTCGCGATGTCCGAGCAGGTGGCCGCCGCCCGCGCGGCCCACCCCCAGGGCACGGTTTCGGCCGTACGGCCGTCGCCGGACGACGACGCGACCACGCGCGTGATGCTGTCCGGCGTGCCCGGCGTCGACGAGGGCCACACGCTCGCCGTGTTCGTCGATCCCTACACCGGGGAGGTGCGCGGGGCCCTGGAGCAGTACGGCGCCACCGGGGCGCTGCCGCTGCGCACCTGGATCGACGAGTTCCACCGCGATCTGCACCTCGGCGACACCGGCCGCCTCTACAGCGAACTCGCCGCGAGCTGGCTGTGGTTGATCGCTCTCGGGGGCCTGGTGCTGTGGTTCACCCGCCGCCGCGCCCTGCGCAGGGTGCGCGGCACCAGCGGGCGGCGCCGCACCCTCGGCCTGCACGGCACGATCGGCGTCTGGGCCGCGATCGGCTTCCTCTTCCTGTCGGCGACCGGCCTGACCTGGTCGGCCCATGCCGGCGCGAACATCGACGAACTGCGCACCTCGCTCGGCCACTCCACGCCCTCGGTCTCGGCGACGGCGGGCGGCGACCACGGGGGCCACGGCGCCGCCGAGGGTTCCGGCGGCACCGGTGAACACGGCGTCGGCCTCGACAAGGTGCTGGCCGCGGCCCGGGCCGAGGGACTGGGCGACCCGGTGGAGATCGTCCCGCCGGCCGACGCGGAATCGGCCTACGTGGTGAAGCAGGTGCAGCGCAGCTGGCCCGAGAAGCAGGACTCGGTCGCCGTCGACCCGGCGACCGGCGAGGTGACGGACGTACTGCGGTTCGCCGACCATCCGCTGCTCGCGAAGCTGACCCGCTGGGGCATCGACCTGCACAGCGGCGTCCTGTTCGGGCTCGTGAACCAGATCGCCCTGATGCTGCTCGCGCTGTCCCTGATCGTGCTGATCGTGCTCGGCTACCGCATGTGGTGGCAGCGCGGGCGCGGCTCCGCCTTCGGCCGGCCGATACCGCGCGGCGGCTGGGCGCAGGTGCCGCCGCAGATCCTGGTCCCGCTGATGGTTGCGGTCGCCGTCGTCGGCTACTTCGTGCCGCTGCTCGGGATACCGCTGGCCGCGTTCGTCGTCGTGGACGTGATCCTGGGCGAGATCGCCCGTCGCCGGGGACGGCGGGCGTCCGGCAACGGGGGAGAGACCGCCGACGGGGCGGCGGCCCGGGCGGGAACCGCCGCCGGGTGA
- a CDS encoding NAD(P)-dependent alcohol dehydrogenase, producing the protein MKAVVQDRYGGWDTLEFREVDQPVPAAGEVLVRVRAASVNAYDWHYMHGDPKIARAAFGLRRPKAAIRGRDFAGVVEAAGASVRGLAPGDEVYGEADGAFAEFVRVADSAVDRKPARLTFEQAAAMPLAANTALIGLRDVARVRPGRTVLVNGASGGVGTFAVQIAKAYGAEVTGVCSTRNVELVRSLGADHVVDYTREDFTRAGRRYEVVLDLVGNRSLSDFRRALTPDGTLVLSGGGFYEGGSLLGPMGLFFKRRLVAPFVGQRLVELPAKQSKENLTALRDLVESGKLTPVVERTYPLSEAAEAIRHLEVEHARAKIVVTV; encoded by the coding sequence ATGAAGGCAGTGGTTCAGGACCGGTACGGCGGCTGGGACACGCTGGAGTTCCGCGAGGTCGACCAGCCGGTGCCCGCGGCCGGCGAGGTGCTGGTGCGGGTGCGGGCCGCCTCCGTCAACGCCTACGACTGGCACTACATGCACGGCGATCCGAAGATCGCGCGGGCCGCCTTCGGGCTGCGCAGGCCGAAGGCGGCCATACGGGGCCGGGACTTCGCGGGCGTGGTGGAGGCGGCCGGCGCCTCGGTGCGGGGTCTCGCGCCCGGCGACGAGGTCTACGGCGAGGCCGACGGGGCGTTCGCGGAGTTCGTCCGCGTCGCGGACAGCGCGGTCGACCGGAAACCGGCCCGCCTCACCTTCGAGCAGGCCGCGGCGATGCCGCTCGCCGCGAACACCGCGCTCATCGGCCTGCGCGACGTCGCCCGGGTGCGGCCGGGCCGGACCGTTCTGGTGAACGGCGCGTCGGGCGGGGTGGGCACCTTCGCCGTGCAGATCGCCAAGGCGTACGGCGCCGAGGTCACCGGCGTGTGCAGCACCCGGAACGTGGAACTGGTCCGCTCGCTCGGCGCGGACCACGTCGTCGACTACACGCGGGAGGACTTCACCCGCGCCGGGCGGCGGTACGAGGTCGTGCTGGACCTGGTGGGCAACCGGTCCCTGAGCGACTTCCGGCGCGCTCTCACCCCGGACGGGACGCTCGTCCTGTCCGGCGGGGGGTTCTACGAGGGCGGCAGCCTCCTCGGCCCGATGGGACTCTTCTTCAAACGGCGCCTGGTGGCGCCGTTCGTCGGCCAGCGGCTGGTCGAACTCCCCGCGAAGCAGAGCAAGGAGAACCTCACGGCACTGCGGGACCTCGTCGAGTCCGGGAAGCTCACCCCGGTCGTCGAACGGACGTATCCGCTGAGCGAGGCGGCCGAGGCCATCCGGCACCTGGAGGTCGAGCACGCGCGGGCGAAGATCGTCGTGACCGTGTGA
- a CDS encoding peptide deformylase, whose translation MSAAHDRVPLAERVERLLATDGPLSVVAAGDPVLRQAAEPFDGQLEPALLARFVDALRVTMHAAPGVGLAAPQVGVPLRIAVIEDPAPVPEEVRLARGREPLPFRVLVNPSYEPVGAARAAFFEGCLSVPGWQAVVARPTRVRLTGWDEAGRAVDEVFSGWPARIVQHETDHLDGVLYVDRAELRSLSANRTVAERWAQPTPEAAARELGFELPR comes from the coding sequence ATGTCTGCTGCCCATGACCGTGTACCGCTCGCCGAGCGCGTCGAGCGACTCCTCGCCACCGACGGTCCGTTGAGCGTCGTCGCCGCCGGAGACCCGGTCCTGCGGCAGGCCGCCGAGCCGTTCGACGGCCAGCTGGAGCCCGCTCTGCTGGCCCGGTTCGTGGACGCCCTGCGCGTCACCATGCACGCGGCGCCGGGTGTCGGTCTGGCGGCGCCCCAGGTCGGCGTACCGCTGCGGATCGCGGTGATCGAGGACCCGGCGCCGGTGCCGGAAGAGGTGCGGCTGGCCCGCGGGCGGGAGCCGCTGCCGTTCCGGGTGCTGGTGAATCCCTCCTACGAGCCGGTCGGCGCCGCGCGGGCCGCCTTCTTCGAGGGCTGTCTGAGCGTGCCGGGCTGGCAGGCGGTGGTGGCACGGCCCACACGGGTGCGGCTGACCGGCTGGGACGAGGCCGGCCGCGCCGTGGACGAGGTGTTCTCCGGGTGGCCCGCCCGCATCGTGCAGCACGAGACGGACCACCTGGACGGCGTGCTCTACGTCGACCGCGCCGAACTGCGCTCCCTGTCCGCGAACCGGACGGTGGCGGAGCGCTGGGCGCAGCCGACGCCGGAGGCGGCCGCGCGCGAGCTGGGCTTCGAACTGCCGCGGTGA
- a CDS encoding cupin domain-containing protein, with protein MLEVKTLDKPDERRDFPRGHLEAVHLSGLDFAVATFEPGWRWSESVAPIAGTDTCQIHHNGYVVQGRMRIRMDDGAEQEVGPGDVFVCAPGHDAWVVGDEQVLIYDFAGTMAKEYAKSSEG; from the coding sequence ATGCTAGAGGTGAAGACGCTCGACAAGCCGGACGAGCGGCGCGACTTCCCGCGCGGCCACCTGGAGGCCGTCCATCTCTCGGGACTCGACTTCGCGGTGGCCACCTTCGAGCCGGGCTGGCGCTGGTCGGAGTCCGTCGCCCCGATCGCGGGCACCGACACCTGCCAGATCCACCACAACGGCTACGTCGTCCAGGGCCGGATGCGGATCCGGATGGACGACGGCGCCGAGCAGGAGGTCGGCCCCGGCGACGTCTTCGTCTGCGCCCCCGGACACGACGCCTGGGTCGTCGGCGACGAGCAGGTCCTGATCTACGACTTCGCGGGCACCATGGCCAAGGAGTACGCCAAGTCCTCGGAGGGCTGA
- a CDS encoding CapA family protein, with amino-acid sequence MDGDVVTLFLCGDVMLGRGVDQVLAHPSDPALREGYIADARDYVALAEAVSGPVPAPVDPSWPWGEALRVLDEAAPDARIVNLETAVTRCGAFAPGKQVHYRMHPANLPALSVARPDVCVLANNHVLDFGRPGLLETLDALAGAGLRTAGAGRNSAEAYAPAMTPLANGGRVLVFALGTRSSGIPPDWAATEDGRPGVAYAAGLTTGTAEAVVQRVRRVKRAGDLAVVSVHWGSNWGYLVPRDQVRFAHALVDGGVDLVHGHSSHHPRPVEVHRNRLILHGCGDFVDDYEGIPGYEEYRDDLRIAYLATLDADTGRLAGLRMVPLRARRMRLEHAPARDRMWLCTLLGRISAGVRVRPEPDGTLTVSWSSGFT; translated from the coding sequence ATGGACGGCGATGTCGTGACGCTGTTCCTCTGCGGGGACGTGATGCTCGGGCGCGGCGTCGACCAGGTCCTCGCGCACCCCAGCGACCCGGCACTGCGGGAGGGGTACATCGCGGACGCCCGCGACTACGTGGCGCTGGCAGAGGCGGTCAGCGGCCCCGTCCCGGCACCGGTCGACCCCTCGTGGCCGTGGGGCGAGGCGCTGCGGGTGCTGGACGAGGCCGCGCCGGACGCGCGGATCGTGAACCTGGAGACGGCGGTCACCCGCTGCGGCGCGTTCGCCCCCGGCAAGCAGGTGCACTACCGGATGCACCCGGCCAACCTGCCCGCGCTGTCGGTGGCCCGCCCCGACGTCTGCGTCCTGGCCAACAACCACGTCCTGGACTTCGGCCGTCCCGGACTGCTCGAGACCCTGGACGCGCTCGCCGGCGCGGGCCTGCGGACGGCGGGCGCGGGACGGAACAGCGCCGAGGCGTACGCCCCCGCCATGACCCCGCTCGCAAACGGCGGGCGCGTGCTGGTGTTCGCCCTCGGCACACGCTCCAGCGGCATCCCGCCCGACTGGGCGGCCACCGAGGACGGCCGGCCCGGAGTCGCCTACGCAGCGGGCCTCACGACCGGCACGGCCGAGGCCGTCGTCCAGCGCGTGCGACGCGTCAAGCGGGCCGGTGACCTCGCCGTCGTCTCCGTGCACTGGGGCTCGAACTGGGGCTACCTCGTCCCCCGCGACCAGGTCCGCTTCGCGCACGCCCTGGTGGACGGCGGCGTCGACCTCGTCCACGGCCACTCCTCGCACCACCCCCGCCCGGTGGAGGTCCACCGGAACCGGCTGATCCTGCACGGCTGCGGCGACTTCGTCGACGACTACGAGGGCATCCCCGGCTACGAGGAGTACCGCGACGACCTCCGGATCGCCTACCTCGCGACGCTGGACGCGGACACCGGGCGGCTGGCCGGCCTGCGCATGGTGCCGCTGCGAGCGCGGCGGATGCGGCTGGAGCACGCCCCCGCGCGGGACCGAATGTGGCTGTGCACCCTGCTCGGCCGGATCAGCGCGGGCGTGCGGGTGCGTCCGGAACCCGACGGGACGCTCACGGTGAGCTGGTCCTCGGGGTTCACGTGA
- a CDS encoding SDR family oxidoreductase, translating into MTTLEGSVALVTGGSRGIGKALVTALYERGAKKVYATARDPRTVTHPDAVPLALEVGDPASVRAAAAEAQDVTILINNAGAAVQANFLDSPVEDVRREFETNFYGPLLVTRAFVPIIERNGGGHILNVHSVLSWIGLAGSYSASKAAFWSQTNSLRLDLRPRGIEVTGLHVGYVDTDMAAGVDAPKSTPESVAGQALDGIESGAFEVLADDISRRVKAGLSADLAALYPQLAA; encoded by the coding sequence ATGACCACCCTCGAAGGCTCCGTCGCCCTCGTCACCGGCGGCAGCCGCGGCATCGGCAAGGCGCTGGTGACGGCCCTGTACGAGCGCGGCGCGAAGAAGGTGTACGCCACCGCCCGCGACCCGCGCACCGTCACGCACCCCGACGCCGTGCCCCTCGCCCTGGAGGTCGGCGATCCCGCATCCGTCCGGGCCGCCGCGGCCGAGGCGCAGGACGTCACGATCCTGATCAACAACGCGGGTGCCGCGGTCCAGGCGAACTTCCTCGACTCGCCCGTCGAGGACGTGCGCCGCGAGTTCGAGACGAACTTCTACGGCCCGCTCCTCGTGACCCGCGCCTTCGTCCCGATCATCGAACGCAACGGTGGCGGTCACATCCTCAACGTGCACTCGGTGCTGTCGTGGATCGGCCTCGCGGGCTCGTACAGCGCCTCCAAGGCGGCGTTCTGGTCGCAGACCAACTCCCTGCGCCTGGACCTCAGGCCGCGCGGCATCGAGGTCACCGGTCTGCACGTGGGATACGTCGACACGGACATGGCCGCCGGGGTCGACGCGCCGAAGTCCACGCCCGAGAGCGTCGCCGGCCAGGCCCTGGACGGCATCGAGTCCGGCGCGTTCGAGGTGCTGGCCGACGACATCTCACGGCGGGTCAAGGCGGGCCTGTCGGCCGACCTCGCGGCGCTGTACCCGCAGCTCGCCGCCTGA
- a CDS encoding pyridoxal-phosphate dependent enzyme: MTTTTPPVTLDDVRDAAARLTGVAHRTPVLRSRTLDALVGAEVHLKCENFQRVGAFKFRGAYNAASRLAPEQLARGIAAYSSGNHAQAVALAARELGTTAVIVMPEDAPAAKRDATASYGAEIVTYDRYTGDRVAIAEALAAERGLTVVPPYEHPHVIAGQGTAALELLEEAGELDALIVPVGGGGLIAGSATVAKALHPGIRVIGVEPEAGDDTRRSLEAGHRVSVPVPRTIADGQALTTPGELTFSVNRRLVDGVALVGDDEIRAAMRFAFERLKTVVEPSGATPLAALLAGRVERLPRRIGVIVSGGNVDAERFARLCAGGD, translated from the coding sequence GTGACGACCACCACCCCGCCCGTCACCCTCGACGACGTCCGGGACGCCGCCGCGCGGCTGACGGGCGTCGCCCACCGCACCCCCGTCCTGCGCTCACGGACCCTGGACGCCCTGGTCGGCGCCGAGGTCCACCTCAAGTGCGAGAACTTCCAGCGCGTCGGCGCCTTCAAGTTCCGCGGCGCCTACAACGCCGCCTCCCGGCTGGCGCCCGAGCAACTGGCCCGGGGCATCGCCGCGTACTCCTCCGGCAACCACGCCCAGGCCGTAGCCCTCGCCGCCCGGGAACTGGGCACCACCGCCGTGATCGTCATGCCCGAGGACGCCCCCGCCGCCAAGCGGGACGCCACCGCCTCCTACGGCGCCGAGATCGTGACGTACGACCGCTACACCGGCGACCGGGTCGCCATCGCCGAGGCCCTGGCCGCCGAGCGGGGCCTCACGGTCGTCCCGCCCTACGAGCACCCCCATGTGATCGCGGGTCAGGGCACCGCGGCACTGGAACTCCTGGAAGAGGCGGGGGAGTTGGACGCGCTGATCGTCCCGGTCGGCGGTGGCGGGCTGATCGCCGGGAGCGCCACCGTGGCCAAGGCGCTGCACCCCGGCATCCGGGTGATCGGTGTCGAGCCGGAGGCCGGTGACGACACCAGGCGGTCGCTGGAGGCGGGCCACCGCGTCAGCGTCCCGGTGCCCCGCACGATCGCCGACGGGCAGGCGCTGACCACACCCGGCGAGCTGACCTTCTCGGTCAACCGGCGGCTCGTCGACGGCGTCGCGCTGGTCGGTGACGACGAGATCCGGGCCGCGATGCGCTTCGCGTTCGAGCGGCTGAAGACCGTCGTCGAGCCCAGCGGCGCGACGCCGTTGGCCGCCCTGCTCGCCGGCCGCGTGGAGCGCCTCCCGCGTCGGATCGGCGTGATCGTCTCCGGCGGCAACGTCGACGCCGAACGCTTCGCCCGGCTGTGCGCGGGCGGCGACTGA